Proteins from a single region of Hermetia illucens chromosome 3, iHerIll2.2.curated.20191125, whole genome shotgun sequence:
- the LOC119650858 gene encoding eukaryotic peptide chain release factor GTP-binding subunit ERF3A-like isoform X2: protein MAHQDSNSSDFSAKFSTLNVNAMEFVPSFAYSGATAAAVAAVNTVPVNDTPAAAATADGDTAGGGDGVAPASSTPQSSLPSSQQTTPTAAVAPAVPPPPAAAADPPVQPAAPVTAPATVTASITPEDRSPQNNDEPADSWDTEKEPNDEEEAELEEGESEVVQKTSKKKRPEVDDDDEVKKEHVNVVFIGHVDAGKSTIGGQIMTLTGMIDKRTFEKIQREAREKSRENWALSWALDTNAEEREEGKTVEIGRAFFETERKHFTILDAPGHKSFVPNMIGGAAQADLAVLVISARKGEFETGFERGGQTREHAMLAKTAGVKHLVVLVNKMDDPTVNWDENRYNECRDKILPYLKKLGFNLNKDLTFMPCSGLTGFGLRDQIDESICPWYRGSAFIPFIDNLPTLNRRLDGPFVMPIADKYKDMGVVVMGKVESGCAKKGQNMLIMPNKIQVSVDQLFSDDCEVTSITPGENVKVKLKGVDEEEISTGFVLCDVNTPIRVGKVFDAQVVILEHKSIICAGYSAVMHIHCAAEEITVKALICLVDKKTGEKSKTRPRFVKQDQVAIMRIECSGSICVEAFKIFPQMGRFTLRDENKTIAMGKVLKVIE, encoded by the exons ATGGCACACCAGGACAGCAACTCGTCGGACTTCAGTGCCAAGTTCTCCACGTTAAATGTGAACGCAATGGAATTCGTGCCGAGTTTCGCGTACAGTGGGGCGACGGCAGCCGCAGTCGCGGCGGTCAACACAGTGCCAGTGAACGACACTCCTGCAGCAGCAGCTACCGCGGACGGGGACACGGCAGGAGGCGGTGATGGAGTGGCCCCGGCCAGCAGCACACCCCAGTCATCATTGCCATCATCGCAGCAGACCACCCCTACAGCCGCCGTGGCCCCGGCTGTGCCTCCACCTCCTGCGGCGGCGGCGGATCCGCCTGTTCAGCCAGCCGCTCCTGTCACAGCCCCCGCAACAGTCACCGCCTCCATCACGCCTGAGGATCGCTCGCCACAGAATAATG ACGAACCAGCTGATAGTTGGGATACCGAAAAAGAACCAAATGACGAGGAAGAAGCCGAGTTAGAAGAAGGCGAAAGTGAAGTTGTACAAAAGACATCGAAAAAGAAACGACCggaagttgatgatgatgatgaggttaaAAAGGAACATGTTAATGTTGTCTTTATTGGTCACGTCG ATGCTGGTAAATCGACAATCGGTGGACAAATTATGACATTAACCGGAATGATTGACAAACGTACATTCGAGAAGATTCAACGCGAAGCACGTGAAAAATCCCGTGAAAATTGGGCACTATCCTGGGCGCTGGATACAAACGCCGAGGAACGGGAAGAAGGCAAAACAGTCGAAATCGGTCGGGCATTCTTTGAAACAGAACGTAAGCACTTCACCATACTCGATGCGCCCGGTCACAAGAGTTTTGTACCAAATATGATTGGCGGCGCCGCCCAAGCCGATCTGGCCGTATTAGTTATATCCGCACGTAAAGGTGAATTTGAAACGGGCTTCGAACGTGGCGGACAAACACGAGAGCATGCTATGTTAGCTAAAACGGCCGGTGTTAAGCATTTAGTTGTTCTTGTTAATAAAATGGATGATCCAACAGTGAATTGGGATGAGAATCGTTACAACGAATGTAGAGATAAAATTCTGCCGTATCTTAAGAAATTAGGTTTCAATTTAAATAAGGATTTGACCTTCATGCCTTGTTCCGGGCTAACTGGCTTTGGACTTAGAGATCAAATTGATGAATCGATTTGTCCATGGTATCGAGGATCGGCTTTTATAccatttattgataatttgcctACACTTAATCGCCGATTGGATGGACCATTCGTTATGCCAATTGCTGATAAATATAAGGATATGGGTGTAGTCGTTATGGGTAAAGTGGAATCAGGCTGTGCGAAGAAGGGACAAAATATGTTGATAATGCCTAACAAG ATCCAAGTCTCCGTTGATCAGCTCTTCTCGGACGACTGTGAAGTGACCTCCATTACACCTGGCGAGAACGTGAAAGTCAAACTAAAG GGCGTTGACGAAGAAGAAATCTCCACTGGCTTCGTTCTTTGCGATGTTAATACCCCAATTCGAGTAGGCAAAGTGTTCGACGCTCAAGTCGTGATTTTAGAGCATAAATCCATCATTTGTGCAGGCTATTCTGCGGTCATGCACATTCACTGCGCAGCTGAAGAAATCACTGTTAAG GCACTCATCTGCTTAGTTGACAAGAAGACCGGCGAAAAATCGAAAACACGACCAAGATTTGTTAAGCAAGATCAAGTTGCCATTATGCGAATCGAATGTTCCGGATCGATTTGTGTTGAAGCATTTAAAATATTCCCGCAAATGGGTAGATTCACCCTTAGAGATGAAA ATAAAACAATCGCCATGGGGAAGGTACTGAAAGTAATTGAATAA
- the LOC119650858 gene encoding eukaryotic peptide chain release factor GTP-binding subunit ERF3A-like isoform X1 → MAHQDSNSSDFSAKFSTLNVNAMEFVPSFAYSGATAAAVAAVNTVPVNDTPAAAATADGDTAGGGDGVAPASSTPQSSLPSSQQTTPTAAVAPAVPPPPAAAADPPVQPAAPVTAPATVTASITPEDRSPQNNDDPVDSWDVDDEEPVASTPEDEDVGDIEMYGDNDEEITQKISKKKASKYEENHSKKEHVNVVFIGHVDAGKSTIGGQIMALTGMVDKRTLEKNQREAREKSRESWYLSWALDTNSEEREKGKTVEVGRAFFETERKHFTILDAPGHKSFVPNMIGGAAQADLAVLVISARKGEFETGFDRGGQTREHAMLAKTAGVKHLVVLVNKMDDPTVNWDELRYNECRDKILPYLKKLGFNPNKDLTFMPCSGLTGLGLRETIEETVCPWYRGLAFIPFIDQLPSLNRKLDGPFIMPIVDKYKDMGTVVMGKVESGCAKKGQNLLVMPNRTQVSVDQLFSDDDEVTSIAPGENVKIKLKGIEEEDVSPGFVLCDASNPIKIGKIFDAQVVILEHKSIICAGYSAVMHIHCAAEEITVKALICLVDKKTGEKSKTRPRFVKQDQVAIMRIECSGLICLEPFKLFPQMGRFTLRDENKTIAIGKVLKVIE, encoded by the exons ATGGCACACCAGGACAGCAACTCGTCGGACTTCAGTGCCAAGTTCTCCACGTTAAATGTGAACGCAATGGAATTCGTGCCGAGTTTCGCGTACAGTGGGGCGACGGCAGCCGCAGTCGCGGCGGTCAACACAGTGCCAGTGAACGACACTCCTGCAGCAGCAGCTACCGCGGACGGGGACACGGCAGGAGGCGGTGATGGAGTGGCCCCGGCCAGCAGCACACCCCAGTCATCATTGCCATCATCGCAGCAGACCACCCCTACAGCCGCCGTGGCCCCGGCTGTGCCTCCACCTCCTGCGGCGGCGGCGGATCCGCCTGTTCAGCCAGCCGCTCCTGTCACAGCCCCCGCAACAGTCACCGCCTCCATCACGCCTGAGGATCGCTCGCCACAGAATAATG ATGACCCTGTTGATAGCTGGGACGTGGACGATGAAGAGCCAGTCGCCAGCACACCTGAAGATGAGGACGTTGGTGATATTGAAATGTATGGTGACAATGATGAAGAAATTACTCAGAAAATATCCAAAAAGAAGGCATCTAAATATGAGGAGAACCATAGCAAAAAAGAGCATGTAAACGTTGTCTTTATTGGACATGTCG ACGCTGGCAAATCAACAATTGGCGGACAAATCATGGCACTCACAGGAATGGTTGATAAACGTACCTTAGAAAAAAATCAACGTGAAGCCCGAGAAAAATCACGCGAAAGCTGGTATCTTTCATGGGCGCTCGACACCAATTCCGAGGAACGTGAAAAAGGCAAAACCGTAGAAGTAGGTCGAGCGTTTTTCGAAACCGAACGTAAACATTTCACCATCCTTGACGCGCCCGGTCACAAAAGTTTTGTACCAAATATGATTGGTGGAGCGGCACAAGCCGATTTAGCGGTATTGGTAATATCCGCACGGAAAGGTGAATTCGAAACAGGTTTCGATCGGGGAGGACAAACGCGCGAACATGCAATGCTTGCAAAAACGGCAGGGGTTAAACATTTAGTTGTTCTTGTTAATAAAATGGATGATCCTACTGTGAATTGGGATGAATTGCGTTATAATGAGTGTCGAGATAAGATTTTGCCGTATCTCAAGAAATTGGGATTCAATCCAAATAAGGACCTCACTTTCATGCCATGCTCAGGCCTCACAGGACTCGGATTAAGAGAAACTATTGAAGAAACAGTGTGTCCGTGGTACCGAGGATTGGCTTTTATACCGTTCATCGATCAGCTACCCTCGTTGAATCGAAAGTTAGATGGTCCGTTTATAATGCCAATTGTTGATAAATACAAAGACATGGGAACAGTGGTTATGGGCAAAGTTGAATCAGGATGTGCGAAGAAAGGACAAAATTTACTTGTTATGCCGAATAGG ACGCAAGTATCGGTCGATCAACTGTTTTCAGATGACGATGAAGTAACGTCTATTGCGCCTGgagaaaatgttaaaattaaacTGAAA GGCATCGAAGAGGAAGATGTCTCACCTGGTTTTGTGTTATGCGATGCATCCAACCCCatcaaaataggaaaaatattCGATGCTCAAGTAGTGATTTTAGAACATAAATCAATTATTTGTGCAGGATATTCGGCTGTTATGCATATACATTGTGCTGCTGAAGAAATTACAGTTAAG GCGCTTATTTGTTTAGTTGATAAGAAGACTGGTGAAAAATCAAAAACACGTCCAAGGTTTGTAAAACAAGATCAAGTTGCGATTATGCGTATCGAATGTTCCGGATTAATATGCCTTGAACCGTTTAAATTATTTCCACAAATGGGACGATTTACATTAAGAGATGAAA ATAAAACGATTGCAATCGGCAAAGTCCTAAAAGTAATCGAATAA
- the LOC119650858 gene encoding eukaryotic peptide chain release factor GTP-binding subunit ERF3A-like isoform X3 — MNPLSSKTHELWHSQYDPVDSWDVDDEEPVASTPEDEDVGDIEMYGDNDEEITQKISKKKASKYEENHSKKEHVNVVFIGHVDAGKSTIGGQIMALTGMVDKRTLEKNQREAREKSRESWYLSWALDTNSEEREKGKTVEVGRAFFETERKHFTILDAPGHKSFVPNMIGGAAQADLAVLVISARKGEFETGFDRGGQTREHAMLAKTAGVKHLVVLVNKMDDPTVNWDELRYNECRDKILPYLKKLGFNPNKDLTFMPCSGLTGLGLRETIEETVCPWYRGLAFIPFIDQLPSLNRKLDGPFIMPIVDKYKDMGTVVMGKVESGCAKKGQNLLVMPNRTQVSVDQLFSDDDEVTSIAPGENVKIKLKGIEEEDVSPGFVLCDASNPIKIGKIFDAQVVILEHKSIICAGYSAVMHIHCAAEEITVKALICLVDKKTGEKSKTRPRFVKQDQVAIMRIECSGLICLEPFKLFPQMGRFTLRDENKTIAIGKVLKVIE, encoded by the exons atGAATCCTTTGAGTTCAAAAACACATGAATTATGGCACAGTCAAT ATGACCCTGTTGATAGCTGGGACGTGGACGATGAAGAGCCAGTCGCCAGCACACCTGAAGATGAGGACGTTGGTGATATTGAAATGTATGGTGACAATGATGAAGAAATTACTCAGAAAATATCCAAAAAGAAGGCATCTAAATATGAGGAGAACCATAGCAAAAAAGAGCATGTAAACGTTGTCTTTATTGGACATGTCG ACGCTGGCAAATCAACAATTGGCGGACAAATCATGGCACTCACAGGAATGGTTGATAAACGTACCTTAGAAAAAAATCAACGTGAAGCCCGAGAAAAATCACGCGAAAGCTGGTATCTTTCATGGGCGCTCGACACCAATTCCGAGGAACGTGAAAAAGGCAAAACCGTAGAAGTAGGTCGAGCGTTTTTCGAAACCGAACGTAAACATTTCACCATCCTTGACGCGCCCGGTCACAAAAGTTTTGTACCAAATATGATTGGTGGAGCGGCACAAGCCGATTTAGCGGTATTGGTAATATCCGCACGGAAAGGTGAATTCGAAACAGGTTTCGATCGGGGAGGACAAACGCGCGAACATGCAATGCTTGCAAAAACGGCAGGGGTTAAACATTTAGTTGTTCTTGTTAATAAAATGGATGATCCTACTGTGAATTGGGATGAATTGCGTTATAATGAGTGTCGAGATAAGATTTTGCCGTATCTCAAGAAATTGGGATTCAATCCAAATAAGGACCTCACTTTCATGCCATGCTCAGGCCTCACAGGACTCGGATTAAGAGAAACTATTGAAGAAACAGTGTGTCCGTGGTACCGAGGATTGGCTTTTATACCGTTCATCGATCAGCTACCCTCGTTGAATCGAAAGTTAGATGGTCCGTTTATAATGCCAATTGTTGATAAATACAAAGACATGGGAACAGTGGTTATGGGCAAAGTTGAATCAGGATGTGCGAAGAAAGGACAAAATTTACTTGTTATGCCGAATAGG ACGCAAGTATCGGTCGATCAACTGTTTTCAGATGACGATGAAGTAACGTCTATTGCGCCTGgagaaaatgttaaaattaaacTGAAA GGCATCGAAGAGGAAGATGTCTCACCTGGTTTTGTGTTATGCGATGCATCCAACCCCatcaaaataggaaaaatattCGATGCTCAAGTAGTGATTTTAGAACATAAATCAATTATTTGTGCAGGATATTCGGCTGTTATGCATATACATTGTGCTGCTGAAGAAATTACAGTTAAG GCGCTTATTTGTTTAGTTGATAAGAAGACTGGTGAAAAATCAAAAACACGTCCAAGGTTTGTAAAACAAGATCAAGTTGCGATTATGCGTATCGAATGTTCCGGATTAATATGCCTTGAACCGTTTAAATTATTTCCACAAATGGGACGATTTACATTAAGAGATGAAA ATAAAACGATTGCAATCGGCAAAGTCCTAAAAGTAATCGAATAA
- the LOC119650858 gene encoding eukaryotic peptide chain release factor GTP-binding subunit ERF3A-like isoform X4 has product MSEVEEKCLETVKNEPADSWDTEKEPNDEEEAELEEGESEVVQKTSKKKRPEVDDDDEVKKEHVNVVFIGHVDAGKSTIGGQIMTLTGMIDKRTFEKIQREAREKSRENWALSWALDTNAEEREEGKTVEIGRAFFETERKHFTILDAPGHKSFVPNMIGGAAQADLAVLVISARKGEFETGFERGGQTREHAMLAKTAGVKHLVVLVNKMDDPTVNWDENRYNECRDKILPYLKKLGFNLNKDLTFMPCSGLTGFGLRDQIDESICPWYRGSAFIPFIDNLPTLNRRLDGPFVMPIADKYKDMGVVVMGKVESGCAKKGQNMLIMPNKIQVSVDQLFSDDCEVTSITPGENVKVKLKGVDEEEISTGFVLCDVNTPIRVGKVFDAQVVILEHKSIICAGYSAVMHIHCAAEEITVKALICLVDKKTGEKSKTRPRFVKQDQVAIMRIECSGSICVEAFKIFPQMGRFTLRDENKTIAMGKVLKVIE; this is encoded by the exons ATGTCGGAGGTCGAGGAGAAGTGCCTGGAAACCGTGAAAA ACGAACCAGCTGATAGTTGGGATACCGAAAAAGAACCAAATGACGAGGAAGAAGCCGAGTTAGAAGAAGGCGAAAGTGAAGTTGTACAAAAGACATCGAAAAAGAAACGACCggaagttgatgatgatgatgaggttaaAAAGGAACATGTTAATGTTGTCTTTATTGGTCACGTCG ATGCTGGTAAATCGACAATCGGTGGACAAATTATGACATTAACCGGAATGATTGACAAACGTACATTCGAGAAGATTCAACGCGAAGCACGTGAAAAATCCCGTGAAAATTGGGCACTATCCTGGGCGCTGGATACAAACGCCGAGGAACGGGAAGAAGGCAAAACAGTCGAAATCGGTCGGGCATTCTTTGAAACAGAACGTAAGCACTTCACCATACTCGATGCGCCCGGTCACAAGAGTTTTGTACCAAATATGATTGGCGGCGCCGCCCAAGCCGATCTGGCCGTATTAGTTATATCCGCACGTAAAGGTGAATTTGAAACGGGCTTCGAACGTGGCGGACAAACACGAGAGCATGCTATGTTAGCTAAAACGGCCGGTGTTAAGCATTTAGTTGTTCTTGTTAATAAAATGGATGATCCAACAGTGAATTGGGATGAGAATCGTTACAACGAATGTAGAGATAAAATTCTGCCGTATCTTAAGAAATTAGGTTTCAATTTAAATAAGGATTTGACCTTCATGCCTTGTTCCGGGCTAACTGGCTTTGGACTTAGAGATCAAATTGATGAATCGATTTGTCCATGGTATCGAGGATCGGCTTTTATAccatttattgataatttgcctACACTTAATCGCCGATTGGATGGACCATTCGTTATGCCAATTGCTGATAAATATAAGGATATGGGTGTAGTCGTTATGGGTAAAGTGGAATCAGGCTGTGCGAAGAAGGGACAAAATATGTTGATAATGCCTAACAAG ATCCAAGTCTCCGTTGATCAGCTCTTCTCGGACGACTGTGAAGTGACCTCCATTACACCTGGCGAGAACGTGAAAGTCAAACTAAAG GGCGTTGACGAAGAAGAAATCTCCACTGGCTTCGTTCTTTGCGATGTTAATACCCCAATTCGAGTAGGCAAAGTGTTCGACGCTCAAGTCGTGATTTTAGAGCATAAATCCATCATTTGTGCAGGCTATTCTGCGGTCATGCACATTCACTGCGCAGCTGAAGAAATCACTGTTAAG GCACTCATCTGCTTAGTTGACAAGAAGACCGGCGAAAAATCGAAAACACGACCAAGATTTGTTAAGCAAGATCAAGTTGCCATTATGCGAATCGAATGTTCCGGATCGATTTGTGTTGAAGCATTTAAAATATTCCCGCAAATGGGTAGATTCACCCTTAGAGATGAAA ATAAAACAATCGCCATGGGGAAGGTACTGAAAGTAATTGAATAA